From Yersinia hibernica, a single genomic window includes:
- the bioH gene encoding pimeloyl-ACP methyl ester esterase BioH, producing MKQLYWNTCGEGSLDLVMLHGWGLNAEVWHCIIDRLAPHFRLHLVDLPGYGRSHDFGAMSLPDMAEIVLQQAPQQAIWLGWSMGGLVANQIALSRPERVRGLITVSSSPCFTAHDEWPGIRPEVLAGFQQQLSEDFQRTVERFLALQTLGTESARQDARLLKAVVLQHQMPAVEVLTGGLDILRTADLREGLANSYLPCLRIYGYLDGLVPRKVASLLDSKWPHSQSVVMKGCAHAPFVSHPDEFSEQIIDFSQQHCLRQNHG from the coding sequence ATGAAACAACTCTATTGGAACACCTGTGGTGAGGGCAGTCTTGATCTTGTGATGCTGCACGGATGGGGGCTGAATGCCGAGGTATGGCATTGCATTATTGACAGACTCGCGCCGCATTTTCGCCTGCACTTGGTTGATCTCCCCGGCTATGGGCGCAGCCATGATTTTGGGGCGATGTCATTGCCTGACATGGCTGAGATTGTTTTACAACAAGCGCCGCAACAGGCGATATGGCTGGGTTGGTCAATGGGCGGGTTGGTTGCCAATCAGATAGCCTTGAGCCGCCCCGAGCGCGTCCGTGGGCTGATAACCGTTTCTTCTTCGCCGTGTTTTACTGCTCACGATGAATGGCCGGGTATCCGCCCAGAAGTGCTGGCGGGTTTCCAGCAGCAGCTCAGTGAGGATTTCCAGCGAACTGTTGAGCGTTTTCTGGCCCTGCAAACATTGGGGACGGAAAGTGCGCGCCAGGATGCCCGCTTGTTGAAGGCCGTGGTGCTGCAGCATCAGATGCCAGCAGTGGAGGTGTTGACCGGGGGGCTGGATATTCTGCGCACCGCAGATTTACGCGAAGGGCTGGCGAACAGTTATCTTCCTTGCTTGCGCATTTACGGTTATCTGGATGGATTAGTCCCCCGCAAAGTGGCCTCATTATTAGACAGCAAATGGCCGCATAGCCAATCCGTGGTGATGAAAGGATGCGCTCACGCGCCATTTGTTTCCCATCCTGATGAATTTTCAGAACAAATTATCGATTTCTCACAACAGCACTGTTTGCGACAGAACCACGGCTAG
- the feoB gene encoding Fe(2+) transporter permease subunit FeoB codes for MKALTIGLIGNPNAGKTTLFNQLTGARQRVGNWAGVTVERKEGHFSTAQHQVTLVDLPGTYSLTTISEQTSLDEQIACHYILSGEADLLINVVDAANLERNLYLTLQLIELGIPCIVALNMLDIAESQHIHIDITALSQQLGCPVIPLVSTRGRGINELKNSIDEFQPVTDKALVNYPPALLQEVDKLVQEMPGSWPVQQRRWLALQILEGDIYSLTRAGITSSRVALARENLQQKQHEDPELVIADARYQSIAHICDRVGNSQQAEPNRLTQALDKVILNRWLGVPIFLFVMYLMFVLAINIGGALQPIFDLGSAAIFIQGIQWVGYTLHFPAWLTIFLAQGVGGGINTVLPLVPQIGMMYLFLSFLEDSGYMARAAFVMDRLMQALGLPGKSFVPLIVGFGCNVPSIMGARTLDAQRERLITIMMAPFMSCGARLAIFAVFAAAFFGQDGASIVFSLYLLGIAVAILTGLVLKYTIMRGEASPFVMELPVYHVPHLKSLLLQTWQRLKGFVLRAGKVIVIASIFIGGLNSFSFSGKAVDSINDSALAAVSKVLTPLLTPMGIHSDNWQATVGLVTGAMAKEVVVGTLNTLYTAEQIKNEPFDAENFHLWRELGGAVDTTWQGLKETFSLSVLSNPIEASKGDGEMAVGSMGMMSSKFGSSISAYSYLIFVLLYVPCVSVMGAIARETSRGWMTFSILWGLNVAYSLATLFYQAATLRDHPQQSLSIIALVIIINVLILFGLRRARSRVTVRLPSNTPTSSCCQSSGNDCH; via the coding sequence ATGAAAGCACTCACCATTGGCCTGATTGGCAACCCGAATGCGGGGAAAACCACCCTTTTCAACCAGTTAACCGGTGCTCGTCAGCGGGTAGGGAACTGGGCGGGGGTCACTGTTGAGCGCAAAGAGGGCCATTTCAGCACCGCGCAACATCAGGTCACCTTGGTTGACCTGCCCGGCACATACTCGTTAACCACCATTTCAGAGCAAACGTCGCTGGATGAGCAAATTGCCTGCCACTATATTTTGAGCGGCGAAGCTGACCTGCTGATCAATGTGGTTGATGCAGCCAATCTGGAGCGAAACCTTTACCTGACACTGCAACTGATAGAATTAGGCATCCCCTGCATTGTGGCACTCAATATGCTGGATATTGCCGAAAGCCAGCACATTCATATTGATATCACAGCACTTTCTCAGCAATTGGGTTGCCCAGTGATTCCGCTGGTCTCCACCCGAGGCCGCGGTATCAATGAATTAAAAAACAGTATTGATGAGTTTCAGCCCGTGACCGACAAAGCACTGGTTAACTACCCGCCGGCGCTGCTCCAAGAAGTGGATAAACTGGTACAAGAAATGCCGGGATCCTGGCCAGTACAGCAACGCCGCTGGTTAGCACTGCAAATACTGGAGGGGGATATCTACAGCTTGACGCGCGCGGGTATCACCTCATCGCGGGTAGCATTGGCGCGAGAAAATCTGCAACAAAAACAGCATGAAGACCCAGAACTGGTGATTGCCGATGCCCGCTATCAAAGTATTGCCCACATTTGCGACCGCGTGGGCAATTCCCAGCAAGCTGAGCCCAACCGCCTGACACAAGCGCTGGATAAAGTCATCCTCAACCGCTGGCTGGGCGTGCCTATCTTCTTGTTTGTTATGTATTTAATGTTTGTATTAGCCATCAATATTGGTGGGGCTTTACAACCCATATTTGATCTCGGCTCGGCGGCTATCTTTATACAGGGGATACAATGGGTCGGTTATACCCTGCATTTCCCAGCCTGGTTGACCATTTTTCTTGCTCAAGGTGTCGGGGGCGGGATAAACACGGTGCTACCGCTGGTGCCGCAGATTGGTATGATGTATTTGTTCCTCTCGTTTTTGGAGGACTCCGGTTATATGGCTCGGGCCGCATTTGTTATGGACCGGCTGATGCAGGCGCTGGGGTTACCGGGTAAATCTTTTGTGCCCCTGATTGTTGGCTTCGGCTGCAATGTCCCGTCGATTATGGGGGCACGCACCTTGGATGCCCAGCGCGAGCGCTTGATAACCATCATGATGGCGCCATTTATGTCCTGTGGAGCGCGACTGGCTATTTTTGCCGTCTTTGCGGCGGCATTCTTCGGGCAAGACGGCGCGAGCATCGTCTTTTCTCTCTACTTGCTGGGAATTGCCGTGGCCATCCTCACCGGCCTGGTACTCAAATACACTATCATGCGCGGCGAAGCATCACCCTTTGTGATGGAATTGCCGGTCTACCACGTGCCACACCTCAAAAGTCTGCTATTACAAACCTGGCAGCGGCTGAAAGGCTTTGTGCTGCGCGCCGGGAAAGTCATTGTCATTGCCAGTATTTTTATTGGCGGCCTGAATAGTTTTTCTTTCAGCGGCAAAGCGGTGGATAGCATCAATGACTCAGCGCTGGCTGCGGTCAGTAAAGTGCTGACCCCATTACTGACCCCCATGGGCATCCATAGTGATAACTGGCAAGCAACCGTCGGCTTAGTCACCGGGGCGATGGCGAAGGAAGTGGTGGTCGGGACATTAAATACCCTGTACACCGCCGAACAAATTAAAAATGAGCCCTTTGATGCCGAAAACTTCCATTTATGGCGTGAATTAGGTGGCGCGGTTGATACCACCTGGCAGGGATTAAAAGAGACCTTTAGCCTCAGTGTGTTATCTAACCCAATTGAAGCCAGTAAAGGTGATGGCGAAATGGCGGTCGGCTCGATGGGGATGATGAGCAGCAAGTTCGGCTCCAGCATTTCAGCCTACAGCTACCTGATTTTCGTCTTGCTGTATGTGCCTTGTGTCTCGGTGATGGGGGCGATTGCGCGGGAAACCAGCCGAGGCTGGATGACGTTTTCAATACTGTGGGGGCTGAATGTTGCTTACTCACTGGCCACGTTGTTCTACCAAGCTGCCACCTTGCGCGACCATCCACAACAGAGCCTCAGCATTATCGCTTTAGTTATTATTATTAATGTTTTGATCTTATTTGGTTTGCGCCGTGCGCGGAGTCGGGTCACGGTGAGATTACCCAGTAATACCCCCACCAGCAGCTGTTGCCAAAGCTCTGGCAATGATTGCCACTAA
- the envZ gene encoding two-component system sensor histidine kinase EnvZ has translation MRRWRFSPRSSFARTLLLIVTLLFVSLVTTYLVVLNFAILPSLQQFNKVLAYEVRMLMTDRLQLEDGTLLEVPPAFRREIYRELGISLYTNAAAEESGLRWAQHYKFLSDQMAQQLGGPTDVRVEVNKNSPVVWLKTWLSPDIWVRVPLTEIHQGDFSPLFRYTLAIMLLAVGGAWLFIRIQNRPLVELEHAALQVGKGIIPPPLREYGASEVRSVTRAFNQMAAGVKLLADDRTLLMAGVSHDLRTPLTRIRLATEMMSEADGYLSESINKDIEECNAIIEQFIDYLRTGQEMPTEPSDLNAVLGEVIAAESGYERVIETDLCAGEVMVDIHPLSIKRALANMVVNAARYGNGWIKVSSGTELQRAWFQVEDDGPGIKPEDLKHLFQPFVRGDSARSTSGTGLGLAIVQRIIDAHAGLLDIGTSARGGLRIRAYIPLPLDVKPKLPAVVGHG, from the coding sequence ATGAGGCGATGGCGCTTTTCTCCGCGTAGCTCATTTGCCCGAACCTTATTATTGATTGTGACCTTGCTGTTTGTCAGCTTGGTGACAACCTATTTGGTGGTGCTGAATTTCGCTATTTTGCCCAGTTTGCAGCAGTTTAATAAAGTGTTGGCCTACGAAGTTCGTATGCTGATGACTGACCGGCTGCAACTGGAAGATGGCACGCTACTTGAAGTCCCGCCGGCGTTTCGGCGTGAGATTTACCGTGAATTGGGTATTTCGCTTTATACCAATGCCGCGGCAGAGGAAAGTGGCCTGCGTTGGGCACAGCATTACAAATTTCTCAGTGACCAAATGGCCCAGCAGTTAGGTGGGCCAACCGACGTTCGTGTCGAAGTTAATAAAAACTCACCGGTTGTCTGGCTAAAAACATGGTTGTCGCCGGATATCTGGGTGAGGGTGCCATTAACTGAGATCCATCAGGGTGATTTCTCGCCATTATTCCGTTATACCTTGGCCATCATGCTACTGGCCGTTGGCGGTGCCTGGCTGTTTATCCGGATTCAGAATCGCCCCTTGGTGGAGCTGGAACACGCGGCTTTGCAGGTCGGTAAGGGCATTATTCCCCCGCCACTGCGTGAGTATGGTGCTTCTGAGGTGCGCTCCGTGACCCGGGCATTTAACCAAATGGCGGCCGGCGTGAAATTGCTGGCGGACGACAGAACCTTGTTAATGGCGGGGGTCAGCCATGACTTACGTACGCCATTGACCCGCATCCGTTTGGCGACGGAAATGATGAGTGAAGCCGACGGCTACTTATCTGAATCTATCAATAAAGACATTGAAGAGTGCAATGCCATTATTGAGCAATTTATTGACTATTTGCGCACCGGGCAGGAGATGCCGACCGAACCGAGCGATCTTAATGCGGTATTGGGTGAGGTGATTGCCGCCGAAAGTGGCTATGAGCGGGTAATTGAAACAGATTTATGCGCCGGTGAGGTCATGGTGGATATTCATCCGTTATCCATTAAACGCGCCTTGGCGAATATGGTTGTGAATGCTGCCCGTTACGGCAATGGTTGGATAAAAGTGAGCAGCGGCACGGAGTTACAGCGGGCTTGGTTCCAGGTGGAAGATGATGGCCCAGGTATTAAGCCGGAAGATTTAAAGCATCTGTTCCAGCCCTTTGTCCGTGGCGATAGCGCCCGTAGCACCAGTGGCACCGGCTTAGGGCTGGCCATTGTGCAGCGCATTATTGATGCCCACGCCGGTTTATTGGATATCGGCACCAGTGCGCGGGGCGGGTTACGGATCCGGGCATATATTCCCTTGCCGTTGGATGTGAAGCCGAAATTGCCTGCGGTAGTGGGGCATGGGTGA
- the gntX gene encoding DNA utilization protein GntX, with product MLTIVSPCWLCQQPLYHSKHGICCYCRRHLPQLPPCCPCCGLPSHNRVLLCGRCLSNPPPWSSITFVSDYAPPLSELIKRLKFSGVTSLAPALARLLLLRRLDTWRHGHATKPDRIISVPLHRWRCWRRGYNQTDLLARPLAHWLGCHYSNTTLRRIRATPPQQQLNAAERRKNMRGIFRCTTSVRGQHIALLDDVVTTGSTLNEIAKLLWAQGIASLQVWCICRTL from the coding sequence ATGCTAACAATCGTCAGTCCGTGTTGGCTATGCCAGCAGCCGTTATATCACTCTAAACACGGTATTTGTTGCTACTGCCGCCGCCATCTGCCCCAGTTGCCACCCTGCTGCCCTTGCTGCGGTTTGCCGAGTCATAACCGTGTTTTGCTTTGTGGCCGCTGCCTTAGCAACCCACCGCCTTGGAGCAGCATCACTTTTGTCAGCGATTATGCCCCCCCATTGAGTGAACTCATAAAAAGGCTAAAATTTAGCGGGGTAACTTCACTGGCTCCGGCATTGGCCCGCTTATTGTTACTGCGCAGGCTCGATACCTGGCGACACGGTCATGCCACAAAACCGGACAGAATCATCAGCGTACCGCTACACCGCTGGCGCTGTTGGCGGCGCGGATATAACCAAACAGACTTATTAGCCCGCCCATTAGCACACTGGTTGGGTTGTCATTACAGCAACACCACCTTACGTCGTATCCGGGCAACCCCGCCGCAACAACAATTAAACGCCGCAGAGCGACGTAAAAATATGCGGGGAATATTTCGCTGCACGACATCAGTTCGCGGCCAACATATTGCTCTGCTGGATGATGTTGTGACAACAGGCAGTACACTGAATGAGATTGCCAAGTTACTCTGGGCCCAAGGGATCGCCTCACTGCAGGTCTGGTGTATTTGCCGAACCTTGTAG
- a CDS encoding FeoC-like transcriptional regulator: MTSLLQLRDAIALSGSADANQLSHQLAMPLPLVEAMLEKLTAMGKIERIEQDNSGCLTGSCRSCPEGLNQCNTVIYQLKNKF, encoded by the coding sequence ATGACCAGCCTACTGCAATTGCGTGATGCAATCGCCCTCAGCGGCAGTGCGGATGCAAATCAACTGAGTCATCAACTGGCGATGCCGTTACCTCTGGTTGAGGCTATGCTGGAAAAGTTAACCGCCATGGGCAAAATTGAGCGGATTGAACAAGATAATAGCGGGTGCCTCACCGGCAGTTGCCGCAGCTGCCCGGAGGGGCTGAATCAATGTAACACTGTGATTTATCAATTAAAAAATAAATTTTGA
- the greB gene encoding transcription elongation factor GreB — protein MAKSNYITREGWQALDRELHYLWREERPVVTQAVSEAAAMGDRSENAEYIYGKKRLREIDRRVRFLTKRLEVLKVVDPDPRQEGKVFFGAWVRVENESEEQRIFRLVGPDEFDPAKKWISIDSPVARALIGKQVDDEVTVQTPNGEATYWILDIRYRPFDESVDN, from the coding sequence ATGGCTAAAAGTAACTATATTACCCGTGAAGGCTGGCAGGCACTGGATCGTGAGCTGCATTACCTGTGGCGAGAAGAGCGGCCGGTGGTGACTCAGGCGGTGTCTGAAGCTGCTGCAATGGGCGACCGCTCGGAAAATGCTGAATATATCTATGGTAAGAAGCGCCTACGGGAAATTGATCGGCGGGTACGTTTTTTGACCAAGCGCCTTGAGGTGCTGAAAGTGGTCGATCCTGACCCACGTCAGGAAGGGAAAGTCTTTTTCGGGGCTTGGGTGCGGGTCGAAAATGAATCAGAGGAACAGCGAATCTTCCGTTTGGTGGGGCCGGATGAGTTTGATCCCGCGAAGAAATGGATTTCTATTGATTCACCGGTGGCCCGCGCCTTGATTGGCAAACAGGTGGATGATGAGGTGACGGTGCAAACACCCAATGGCGAAGCAACCTACTGGATTTTAGACATTCGCTACCGCCCATTTGACGAAAGTGTTGATAATTAA
- the ompR gene encoding two-component system response regulator OmpR yields the protein MQENHKILVVDDDMRLRALLERYLTEQGFQVRSVANAEQMDRLLTRESFHLMVLDLMLPGEDGLSICRRLRSQSNPMPIIMVTAKGEEVDRIVGLEIGADDYIPKPFNPRELLARIRAVLRRQANELPGAPSQEEAVIAFGKFKLNLGTREMFREDEPMPLTSGEFAVLKALVSHPREPLSRDKLMNLARGREYSAMERSIDVQISRLRRMVEEDPAHPRYIQTVWGLGYVFVPDGSKA from the coding sequence ATGCAAGAGAATCACAAGATTCTGGTCGTTGATGACGACATGCGCCTGCGCGCGCTATTAGAACGTTACCTGACAGAACAAGGTTTCCAGGTGCGCAGTGTCGCCAATGCTGAACAAATGGATCGTTTGCTGACCCGTGAGTCTTTCCACCTGATGGTGCTCGACCTGATGTTACCGGGCGAAGATGGCCTGTCTATCTGCCGCCGCCTGCGCAGCCAAAGCAACCCAATGCCGATTATTATGGTGACGGCTAAGGGCGAGGAAGTTGACCGCATCGTTGGGCTGGAAATTGGGGCAGATGATTATATTCCTAAGCCATTTAACCCCCGCGAATTGCTGGCTCGTATCCGCGCGGTACTGCGCCGTCAAGCCAACGAGTTACCGGGCGCACCTTCACAAGAAGAAGCGGTGATTGCTTTTGGTAAGTTCAAACTGAATCTGGGGACGCGCGAGATGTTCCGCGAGGATGAACCTATGCCACTGACCAGTGGTGAGTTTGCGGTGCTGAAAGCTTTGGTTAGCCACCCGCGTGAGCCATTATCCCGCGATAAACTGATGAATCTGGCGCGCGGTCGCGAATACAGTGCTATGGAGCGGTCTATCGACGTGCAGATTTCACGTCTGCGTCGCATGGTAGAAGAAGATCCGGCGCATCCGCGCTATATCCAAACGGTATGGGGTTTGGGCTACGTATTTGTGCCGGACGGCAGTAAAGCATGA
- a CDS encoding Tex family protein: MNEQLSRIIASELQARPEQVASAIRLLDEGNTVPFISRYRKEVTGGLDDTQLRQLESRLGYLRELEERRQTILKSIDDQGKLTAPLAAAINGTMSKTELEDLYLPYKPKRRTRGQIAIEAGLEPLADSLWNDPQQDPEQIALAYIDADKGVADTKAALDGARYILMERFAEDATLLAKVRQYLWKNAHLVAKVVEGKEQEGAKFRDYFDHHEPIAQVPSHRALAMFRGRNEGVLQLALNPDPQFDEPPRESQGEQIIINHLDLRLNNAPADNWRKAVVNWTWRIKVLLHLETELMSTLRERAEDEAINVFARNMQDLLMAAPAGMRATMGLDPGLRTGVKVAVVDATGKLVAFDTIYPHTGQAAKAAAVVAALCIKHQVELVAIGNGTASRETERFFAELQQQYPAVTAQKVIVSEAGASVYSASELAALEFPDLDVSIRGAVSIARRLQDPLAELVKIDPKSIGVGQYQHDVSQSQLAKKLDAVVEDCVNAVGVDLNTASVPLLTRVAGLTRMMAQNIVSWRDENGRFHNREQLLKVSRLGPKAFEQCAGFLRINHGDNPLDASTVHPEAYPVVERILAATEQALQDLMGNATALRNLNAGDFTTEKFGVPTVTDILRELEKPGRDPRPEFKTATFAEGVETLNDLTPGMILEGAVTNVTNFGAFVDIGVHQDGLVHISSLADKFVDDPHKVVKAGDIVKVKVMEVDLQRKRIALSMRLDEQPGESGSRRGNGGENRANTNNDNRGASRPRNNNESHNRPPAKGRADSSSSGNSAMSDALAAAFKKR; this comes from the coding sequence ATGAATGAACAACTGAGCCGCATTATTGCAAGCGAACTACAGGCGCGGCCGGAGCAAGTTGCCTCCGCAATACGCCTGCTGGATGAAGGTAATACCGTGCCCTTTATTTCACGGTATCGTAAGGAAGTTACCGGCGGGTTGGATGATACCCAGCTGCGCCAGTTGGAAAGCCGTTTGGGCTATCTGCGCGAACTTGAAGAAAGACGCCAAACTATTCTTAAATCAATCGACGATCAGGGCAAACTCACCGCGCCGCTAGCCGCTGCCATTAACGGCACCATGAGTAAAACCGAGCTGGAAGATTTATATCTTCCTTATAAGCCCAAACGCCGCACTCGTGGGCAGATTGCTATTGAAGCCGGCCTGGAACCCTTGGCTGACAGCTTATGGAATGATCCACAGCAAGACCCAGAACAAATCGCCCTGGCTTATATTGATGCCGATAAAGGCGTGGCGGATACCAAAGCGGCACTGGATGGGGCGCGCTATATCCTGATGGAGCGCTTTGCTGAAGATGCCACTTTGTTGGCAAAAGTGCGCCAATATCTGTGGAAAAACGCCCATTTAGTCGCCAAAGTGGTGGAGGGCAAAGAGCAGGAAGGCGCTAAATTCCGCGATTATTTTGATCACCACGAACCCATTGCCCAAGTTCCTTCACACCGCGCACTGGCGATGTTCCGTGGCCGTAATGAGGGCGTGCTGCAACTGGCGCTGAATCCAGATCCGCAGTTTGACGAACCGCCGCGCGAAAGCCAAGGCGAGCAGATTATTATCAATCATCTGGATTTACGCCTGAATAATGCCCCAGCGGATAACTGGCGCAAAGCGGTGGTCAACTGGACATGGCGTATTAAGGTGCTGTTGCATCTTGAAACTGAACTGATGAGCACACTGCGTGAGCGGGCTGAAGACGAAGCTATCAATGTATTCGCGCGTAACATGCAAGATTTGCTGATGGCCGCACCAGCAGGGATGCGCGCCACCATGGGCCTTGATCCCGGCCTACGTACCGGGGTGAAAGTGGCGGTGGTTGATGCTACCGGTAAGCTGGTGGCCTTCGATACCATCTATCCCCACACCGGCCAGGCGGCTAAAGCTGCGGCGGTGGTCGCCGCCCTGTGTATCAAGCATCAGGTGGAATTGGTGGCCATTGGTAATGGCACCGCATCACGGGAAACCGAGCGTTTCTTTGCTGAACTGCAACAGCAATATCCGGCGGTAACCGCGCAGAAAGTGATTGTCAGTGAAGCTGGGGCCTCGGTTTATTCGGCCTCAGAGTTGGCCGCGCTGGAGTTCCCGGATCTCGATGTTTCCATCCGTGGCGCAGTTTCTATTGCGCGCCGGCTGCAAGATCCGTTGGCGGAATTGGTGAAAATCGATCCAAAATCCATTGGGGTCGGCCAATATCAGCATGATGTCAGCCAAAGCCAACTGGCGAAAAAGCTCGATGCAGTCGTAGAAGACTGCGTAAACGCCGTTGGGGTGGATCTGAACACTGCATCAGTGCCGCTGCTGACCCGAGTCGCCGGCCTGACCCGCATGATGGCGCAGAACATTGTAAGCTGGCGTGATGAGAATGGCCGCTTCCATAACCGTGAGCAATTACTGAAAGTCAGCCGCTTAGGGCCAAAAGCTTTTGAGCAGTGTGCCGGTTTCTTGCGCATCAACCACGGGGATAACCCACTGGATGCATCCACGGTGCATCCAGAAGCCTATCCGGTCGTCGAGCGCATTTTGGCCGCCACCGAGCAAGCTTTGCAGGACTTAATGGGCAATGCCACGGCCTTGCGCAACCTGAATGCTGGTGATTTTACCACCGAGAAATTTGGCGTGCCGACCGTGACTGACATCCTGCGCGAGCTGGAAAAACCGGGCCGAGATCCGCGTCCAGAGTTTAAAACCGCGACCTTTGCCGAGGGGGTCGAAACACTGAATGACCTCACCCCGGGGATGATCCTTGAGGGGGCGGTGACGAACGTAACCAACTTTGGCGCGTTCGTGGATATCGGCGTCCATCAGGATGGTCTGGTGCATATCTCATCACTGGCAGATAAGTTTGTCGATGACCCGCATAAGGTGGTGAAAGCGGGGGATATTGTCAAAGTGAAAGTCATGGAAGTGGATTTGCAGCGCAAGCGCATTGCCCTGAGCATGCGCCTTGATGAACAACCGGGTGAAAGTGGCTCACGCCGGGGTAATGGTGGCGAAAACCGTGCCAATACCAATAATGATAACCGGGGTGCCAGCCGCCCACGCAATAATAATGAATCCCATAACCGCCCACCTGCCAAAGGGCGAGCAGACAGCAGCTCCAGTGGCAACAGTGCCATGAGTGACGCGCTGGCGGCGGCGTTTAAAAAACGCTAA
- the nfuA gene encoding Fe-S biogenesis protein NfuA, with protein sequence MITITDAAQSHFAKLLANQEEGTQIRVFVINPGTPTAECGVSYCPPDAVEATDTELKFEQLSAYIDELSKPYLEDAEIDFVTDQLGSQLTLKAPNAKMRKVDDNAPLMERVEYVLQSQINPQLAGHGGRVTLMEITPDALAILQFGGGCNGCSMVDVTLKEGIEKELLQKFPELKGVRDLTEHQRGEHSYY encoded by the coding sequence ATGATCACAATAACAGATGCAGCACAATCTCATTTTGCCAAACTGTTGGCAAATCAAGAAGAAGGCACCCAAATCCGCGTATTTGTTATCAACCCCGGAACACCGACCGCTGAGTGCGGCGTGTCTTACTGCCCACCGGATGCCGTTGAAGCAACAGATACTGAACTGAAATTCGAGCAGTTATCAGCTTATATTGATGAGCTGAGCAAACCTTATCTTGAAGATGCTGAAATCGATTTCGTCACTGACCAGCTAGGTTCACAACTGACACTGAAAGCCCCTAACGCCAAAATGCGTAAAGTGGATGACAATGCACCGCTAATGGAGCGGGTCGAGTATGTTCTGCAATCGCAGATTAACCCGCAGTTAGCCGGTCACGGTGGCCGAGTCACTTTGATGGAGATCACGCCAGATGCATTGGCTATCCTGCAATTTGGTGGCGGTTGTAACGGCTGTTCCATGGTTGATGTGACGTTGAAAGAAGGCATCGAGAAAGAACTGTTGCAGAAATTCCCAGAATTGAAGGGCGTGAGAGATTTGACCGAACATCAGCGCGGCGAGCACTCTTACTACTAA
- a CDS encoding YdgH/BhsA/McbA-like domain containing protein, with amino-acid sequence MSLLKNLAVALVVTGVSFGAMAAKEITKEEAKNYEKIGTISTSGEATSPMDVKQELSKLADEKGGKYYVIIAEREKTKFDADADVYK; translated from the coding sequence ATGAGTTTATTGAAAAATCTGGCGGTAGCTCTGGTGGTGACAGGGGTTTCTTTTGGCGCGATGGCGGCGAAAGAAATCACTAAAGAAGAAGCGAAGAATTACGAGAAGATCGGCACTATTTCGACCTCGGGTGAAGCAACATCACCAATGGATGTGAAGCAAGAACTGTCTAAATTGGCAGATGAGAAAGGCGGTAAGTATTACGTGATTATTGCCGAGCGCGAGAAGACGAAGTTTGATGCTGATGCGGATGTTTACAAATAA
- the feoA gene encoding ferrous iron transporter A, with protein sequence MHLIPQRSYKIVGFSPEISPAYRQKLLSLGMLPGSSFNVVRLAPLGDPIQIETRRVSLVVRKKDLDLLTLDLQP encoded by the coding sequence ATGCATTTGATCCCACAGCGTTCCTACAAAATTGTTGGTTTCTCACCTGAAATTAGCCCGGCTTATCGGCAGAAATTATTGTCTCTGGGTATGCTGCCCGGTTCTTCATTCAATGTTGTTCGCCTTGCGCCCTTAGGTGACCCCATTCAGATAGAAACCCGGCGGGTGAGTCTGGTGGTACGTAAGAAAGATTTGGATCTGCTGACACTCGACCTGCAACCCTAA